One genomic window of Ziziphus jujuba cultivar Dongzao chromosome 4, ASM3175591v1 includes the following:
- the LOC132803474 gene encoding 23 kDa jasmonate-induced protein-like, whose translation MAPTVFGNPITDETLKALPEYANKEITPKDRAQVALSRKLPPPDFPVNVFGYIYNATGHTLNLAYDHDWSGHVDESSPYSQIIENGQWGSFLHVGDHTPGKLSLRQSTAAVVYNANNGLVGGFCKWVLAWDAAVLPHDNKAFTMFEEFQIVKEKQNWEALRQKLFNSGHESTDAAYGFKATVSITDGNNPTFHATITLDLPLENA comes from the exons atggcACCCACTGTGTTTGGCAATCCCATCACTGACGAAACTTTGAAGGCACTGCCTGAATATGCAAACAAGGAAATAACCCCAAAAGATAGGGCACAAGTTGCTCTGAGTCGGAAGCTTCCGCCGCCAGATTTTCCTGTAAATGTGTTTGGGTATATCTATAATGCTACCGGACACACCTTAAACTTAGCTTACGATCATGATTGGTCCGGTCACGTTGATGAATCCTCACCATACTCTCAAATTATTGAAAATGGGCAGTGGGGATCTTTTTTGCATGTTGGAGACCATACACCAGGTAAATTGAGTCTGCGGCAATCAACTGCTGCTGTTGTTTATAATGCAAATAACGGTCTCGTTGGAGGTTTCTGTAAGTGGGTTTTGGCATGGGATGCAGCAGTTTTGCCTCATGATAACaag gcGTTTACTATGTTCGAAGAATTTCAAATTGTTAAAGAGAAACAGAACTGGGAAGCTCTTCGACAAAAACTGTTTAATTCCGGTCACGAGAGCACTGACGCTGCCTATGGATTCAAAGCAACTGTGTCAATTACCGATGGCAACAACCCAACATTCCATGCGACAATTACTTTGGACCTGCCATTGGAAAATGCATGA